A portion of the Tenacibaculum todarodis genome contains these proteins:
- a CDS encoding FecCD family ABC transporter permease, producing MQKTYSKHFILLAVLLLVFFFVNISFGSVSIPFEDILKSLSGGNPTKESWQTIILNFRLPKAITAILVGSGLSICGLLMQTLFRNPLAGPFVLGISSGASLGVALLILGSSVFGGVFLSLAFSNWAIAIAASLGAFLVLSAVIITANRIRNTMSILIIGLMFGSLTSAVISVLAYFSEAAQIQQYMFWSFGSLGNLTWNEILVFAAIYLIGITATFSIIKPLNSYLLGENYAKSLGINIKKSRNIILLITSLLTGVITAFSGPIAFVGLAVPHIAKMVFSTSNHKILLPATALIGAIVLLICDLIAQLPTSEFTLPINAITSLFGAPVVIWLLVRKKKIFV from the coding sequence ATACAAAAAACATATTCTAAACACTTCATTTTATTAGCAGTTTTACTGTTAGTATTCTTCTTTGTGAATATAAGTTTTGGGTCAGTTTCTATTCCGTTTGAGGATATTTTAAAAAGTTTATCTGGCGGCAATCCAACAAAAGAAAGTTGGCAAACCATTATCTTAAATTTTAGATTACCAAAAGCAATTACAGCAATTTTAGTAGGTTCTGGCTTATCAATTTGTGGTTTATTAATGCAAACATTGTTTAGAAATCCGCTAGCAGGACCTTTTGTTCTAGGAATTTCTTCAGGTGCAAGTTTAGGTGTTGCTTTATTAATTTTAGGCTCAAGTGTTTTTGGCGGAGTCTTTTTATCTTTAGCTTTTTCTAATTGGGCAATTGCTATTGCCGCAAGTTTAGGTGCTTTTTTAGTGCTTTCCGCAGTAATTATTACCGCAAATAGAATTAGAAATACCATGTCTATTTTAATAATCGGATTAATGTTTGGGTCTTTAACTTCCGCAGTTATATCAGTACTCGCCTACTTTAGCGAAGCTGCCCAAATTCAGCAATATATGTTTTGGAGTTTTGGGAGTTTAGGCAATCTAACTTGGAATGAAATACTTGTTTTTGCAGCTATTTACTTAATCGGAATTACCGCAACCTTTTCAATCATAAAACCTTTAAACAGTTATTTATTAGGTGAAAACTACGCGAAGAGTTTAGGAATCAATATCAAGAAAAGTAGAAATATCATTTTATTAATTACTAGTTTGTTAACGGGAGTTATCACTGCTTTTTCTGGACCAATTGCATTTGTTGGCTTGGCAGTTCCGCATATTGCAAAAATGGTGTTTTCAACATCAAATCATAAAATATTATTACCAGCAACAGCATTAATTGGTGCAATTGTTTTACTAATTTGCGATTTAATTGCACAGTTGCCAACAAGTGAATTTACACTTCCAATTAACGCAATTACCTCATTATTTGGAGCGCCAGTTGTTATTTGGTTATTAGTTAGAAAAAAGAAAATATTCGTTTAA
- a CDS encoding non-canonical purine NTP diphosphatase codes for MKLVFATNNLNKLAEVQKMLPNSIELLSLKDINCFDEIEETATTLDGNAKIKADYITQKFGYNCFADDTGLEVESLDNKPGVYSARYAGEPSNSENNMQKLISELENKTNRKAQFRTSVCLNLNGKQFLFNGICKGEILSKKQGEKGFGYDPIFKPQGFDNSFAEMSSEEKNKISHRGIAIKELVDFLSNYKS; via the coding sequence ATGAAATTAGTTTTCGCAACAAACAACCTAAATAAATTAGCTGAAGTTCAAAAAATGCTACCAAATTCAATAGAATTATTGAGCTTAAAAGACATTAATTGCTTTGATGAAATTGAAGAAACTGCAACTACTTTAGATGGAAATGCAAAAATTAAAGCAGATTATATTACACAAAAATTTGGCTATAATTGTTTTGCGGATGATACTGGTTTAGAAGTTGAATCCTTAGACAATAAACCTGGTGTGTATTCTGCTCGTTATGCTGGAGAACCTTCAAATTCTGAAAATAACATGCAAAAATTGATTTCAGAATTAGAAAATAAAACCAATAGAAAAGCACAATTTAGAACTTCAGTTTGCTTAAATTTAAATGGCAAACAGTTTTTATTTAACGGAATTTGTAAAGGTGAAATTCTATCCAAGAAACAAGGCGAAAAAGGTTTTGGATACGATCCTATTTTTAAACCCCAAGGTTTTGACAATTCTTTTGCTGAAATGTCTTCCGAAGAAAAAAATAAAATTTCGCATCGGGGAATTGCAATTAAAGAGTTGGTAGATTTTTTATCAAATTATAAATCTTAG
- a CDS encoding type IA DNA topoisomerase, which yields MKVCIAEKPSVAREIASILGANTKRDGFYEGNGYAVTYTFGHLCTLLEPKDYKPHWKSWDLNNLPMLPERFDTKVTGDAGIKKQFNIVKSLFEKADVIINCGDAGTEGELIQRWVINQCNYKGEVQRLWISSLTEEAIKEGFKNLKPAEQYDNLYYAGFSRAIGDWLLGLNATRLYTVKFGGYKQVLSVGRVQTPTLAMLVNRFKEIRDFKPQPYWELQTTYRNTLFNYEDGRFLKQEDGQVLANKVKESDFEIVSVTKKKGKEYAPKLFDLTGLQVYCNNKFGFSADETLKMVQKLYEMKVVTYPRVDTTFLPNDVYPKVAGILSKLTNYSKLTEPLLGSKIKKSKRVFDDKKVTDHHAIIPTGIQSNLQYNQQQVYDIITKRFIGVFYPDSDVSNTSVIGKAADVPFKTTGKEIINKGWRVVFETEESKIKKELNQQLTLPSFVKGEKGTHEPSFLEKETKPPRNFTEASLLRAMETAGKQVDDDEMRELMKENGIGRPSTRASIIETLFRRKYIERKKKLVLPTQTGIDLINIIDNELLKSAELTGRWEKRLKEIERGDFNAGTFINNMKKMVDELVYEVRSNTSKKRISAVTSSAAEKSNKISPKSRNDKKKKQVAGKTCPKCKKGHILKGSSAFGCSEYKNNCDLKIPFEIYGKKVSENQIIRLIDKGCTTNLKGFKTDAGKVEGLIRFDDNFSLKLEQKQAVISTKNEEKSNKISCPKCKKGTILKGKTAYGCSAYKTGCDFVFTFENIKKMANGQPLTKELVLKIISS from the coding sequence ATGAAAGTCTGTATTGCCGAGAAACCAAGTGTAGCAAGAGAAATTGCTAGTATTCTAGGAGCCAACACAAAACGTGATGGTTTTTACGAAGGAAACGGTTATGCAGTTACCTATACTTTTGGGCATTTATGCACACTTTTAGAACCTAAAGATTACAAACCACATTGGAAAAGTTGGGATTTGAACAACTTACCAATGCTTCCAGAACGTTTTGACACCAAAGTTACTGGAGATGCAGGAATAAAAAAACAATTCAATATTGTAAAAAGTCTTTTTGAAAAAGCAGATGTAATCATTAATTGTGGGGATGCGGGAACAGAAGGAGAACTCATTCAGCGTTGGGTAATTAACCAATGTAATTATAAAGGAGAAGTACAACGTTTATGGATTTCTTCGCTTACAGAAGAAGCTATTAAAGAAGGTTTTAAGAACTTAAAACCTGCTGAACAATATGATAACTTATATTACGCAGGATTCTCCAGAGCTATTGGAGATTGGCTTTTAGGCTTAAACGCAACTCGTTTATACACCGTTAAATTTGGTGGTTATAAACAAGTTTTATCCGTTGGTAGAGTGCAAACTCCTACGCTGGCAATGTTGGTAAATCGTTTTAAGGAAATCCGTGATTTTAAACCACAACCGTACTGGGAACTTCAAACTACCTATAGAAATACACTTTTTAATTACGAAGATGGTCGTTTTCTAAAACAAGAAGACGGACAAGTTTTAGCCAATAAAGTTAAAGAATCAGATTTTGAAATTGTTTCTGTTACTAAAAAGAAAGGAAAAGAATACGCACCAAAACTGTTCGATTTAACTGGTTTACAAGTGTATTGTAATAATAAATTCGGATTTTCCGCGGATGAAACCTTAAAAATGGTTCAGAAGTTATATGAAATGAAAGTAGTAACCTATCCAAGAGTTGATACTACTTTCTTACCAAATGATGTATATCCGAAAGTTGCAGGTATTTTATCTAAATTAACGAACTACAGCAAACTTACCGAACCACTTTTAGGTAGTAAAATAAAAAAATCGAAACGTGTTTTTGATGATAAAAAAGTAACAGATCACCACGCAATTATTCCTACCGGAATTCAAAGTAATTTACAGTACAACCAACAACAAGTGTACGACATCATAACAAAACGTTTTATTGGTGTTTTTTATCCAGATTCAGATGTTTCTAATACTTCTGTAATTGGTAAAGCTGCAGATGTTCCTTTTAAAACAACAGGAAAAGAGATTATAAATAAAGGTTGGCGTGTTGTTTTTGAAACCGAAGAAAGTAAGATTAAAAAGGAATTAAATCAACAATTAACCTTGCCTTCTTTTGTAAAAGGTGAAAAAGGAACGCACGAACCTTCCTTTTTAGAAAAGGAAACCAAACCACCAAGAAATTTTACAGAAGCAAGTTTATTACGCGCCATGGAAACTGCAGGAAAGCAAGTTGACGACGATGAAATGCGCGAATTAATGAAGGAAAACGGAATTGGAAGACCTTCAACTCGTGCAAGTATTATTGAGACGTTATTCCGAAGAAAATATATAGAACGTAAGAAAAAATTGGTTTTACCAACACAAACCGGAATCGATTTAATTAATATTATTGATAACGAGTTATTAAAATCTGCTGAATTAACTGGTCGTTGGGAAAAACGTTTAAAGGAAATTGAAAGAGGCGATTTTAACGCAGGAACCTTCATTAATAATATGAAGAAAATGGTGGACGAATTGGTGTATGAAGTGCGTTCTAACACTTCTAAAAAGAGAATTTCTGCTGTCACTTCGAGCGCAGCCGAAAAGTCTAACAAGATTTCTCCAAAAAGTCGAAATGACAAAAAGAAAAAACAAGTTGCAGGTAAAACCTGTCCGAAATGTAAAAAAGGACACATTTTAAAAGGCTCTTCTGCTTTTGGTTGCTCAGAATATAAAAACAATTGCGATTTAAAAATTCCGTTTGAAATTTACGGTAAAAAGGTTTCTGAAAATCAGATTATACGTCTAATTGATAAAGGTTGTACAACCAATTTAAAAGGTTTTAAAACTGATGCTGGTAAAGTTGAAGGTTTAATTAGATTTGATGATAATTTTAGTTTAAAGCTGGAGCAAAAACAAGCTGTCATTTCGACGAAGAATGAGGAGAAATCTAATAAAATATCGTGTCCTAAATGTAAAAAAGGAACTATTTTAAAGGGAAAAACTGCTTATGGTTGTTCTGCTTATAAAACAGGTTGCGATTTTGTTTTTACCTTTGAAAACATTAAAAAAATGGCAAACGGGCAGCCTTTAACTAAAGAATTGGTTTTAAAAATTATATCTAGTTAA
- a CDS encoding Tex family protein has protein sequence MQILSYIIQQTQLPEKSVKNTLSLLNEDATIPFISRYRKEMTGNLDEVQIGEIVKFKELFEALEKRKKAILKALEEQDVLTAELSQKVTNSKDLIALEDLYLPFKKKRKTKAETARLQGLEPLAKMIMSQRVNDLEFTTSKYTSNQVETIEKALEGARFIIAEWINERTDIRNIIRRELERHATISSKIIKSKVDDEKAQKFKDYFDLSESLSRIPSHRLLAILRAESEGFIRVKIEIETERILERIENRIIRSQNECTEQIELAIKDAFKRLLYPSLSNEILSLAKEKADEDAITVFSKNLKQLLLGAPLGEKRILAIDPGFRSGCKVVCLNEQGELEHNENIYPHAPQNKSIEAIKKISSLVDAYKIEAIAIGNGTASRETEQLVQKIQFKHTIDVFVVSEAGASIYSASKIARDEFPNYDVTVRGSVSIGRRLQDPLAELVKIDAKSIGVGQYQHDVDQTKLKKSLDTTVESCVNTIGVNINTASESLLSYVSGIGPKLAENIVNYRNENGSFTSRNEIKKVPRLGGKAYEQAAGFLRIKNGKNPLDDSGVHPESYNLVDKIAKDNNKKVAEFIGNSALIKEIQLKNYITATIGLPTLEDIVKELEKPGLDPREKAKVFSFDKNIKTISDLRLGQLLPGIVNNITNFGCFVDVGIKESGLIHVSNLSDTFVKDVNAIVTLQQQIIVKVLEVDVVRKRIQLALVK, from the coding sequence ATGCAAATTCTTTCTTATATAATTCAACAGACACAATTACCTGAAAAGTCTGTAAAAAATACGCTTTCATTATTAAATGAAGATGCTACAATTCCTTTTATTTCTCGATATAGAAAAGAAATGACAGGCAATTTAGATGAAGTTCAAATTGGTGAAATAGTAAAGTTTAAAGAACTTTTTGAAGCCTTAGAAAAGCGTAAAAAAGCTATTTTAAAAGCCTTGGAAGAACAAGATGTTTTAACTGCTGAATTATCTCAAAAAGTAACCAATTCTAAAGATTTAATTGCTTTAGAAGATTTGTATTTACCTTTTAAGAAAAAACGAAAAACCAAAGCCGAAACTGCTCGTTTACAAGGTTTAGAACCGTTGGCAAAAATGATAATGAGTCAGCGAGTAAATGATTTAGAATTTACCACTTCTAAATATACTTCCAACCAAGTTGAAACTATTGAAAAAGCTTTAGAAGGTGCTCGTTTTATTATTGCTGAATGGATAAATGAAAGAACTGATATTCGTAACATTATTAGACGTGAATTAGAAAGACACGCTACGATTTCATCAAAAATAATAAAGAGTAAAGTTGATGATGAAAAAGCACAGAAATTCAAAGATTATTTTGATTTGAGTGAATCTTTAAGTCGAATTCCATCGCACAGATTATTAGCCATTTTAAGAGCAGAAAGCGAAGGTTTTATCAGAGTTAAAATTGAAATTGAAACTGAAAGAATACTTGAAAGAATAGAAAACAGAATTATCCGTTCTCAAAACGAATGTACCGAACAAATTGAATTAGCTATAAAAGACGCTTTTAAACGTTTGTTGTATCCTTCTTTATCAAATGAAATATTATCGCTTGCTAAAGAAAAAGCAGATGAAGATGCCATTACCGTATTTTCTAAAAACCTAAAACAATTACTTTTAGGCGCTCCTTTAGGCGAAAAAAGAATTTTAGCAATTGATCCTGGATTTAGATCAGGCTGCAAAGTTGTTTGTTTAAATGAACAAGGTGAATTAGAACATAACGAAAATATTTATCCGCATGCGCCTCAAAATAAATCCATAGAAGCCATTAAAAAAATTAGTTCACTAGTTGATGCTTATAAAATTGAAGCCATTGCTATTGGAAACGGAACCGCTTCCAGAGAAACAGAGCAATTGGTACAAAAAATACAGTTTAAACATACTATTGATGTTTTTGTGGTAAGTGAAGCTGGCGCTTCTATTTACTCAGCTTCAAAAATTGCAAGAGATGAATTCCCAAATTACGATGTTACTGTTCGTGGTTCGGTTTCAATTGGTAGACGTTTACAAGATCCATTAGCAGAATTGGTTAAAATTGATGCAAAATCGATTGGTGTTGGGCAATATCAACATGATGTAGATCAAACAAAATTGAAGAAATCTTTAGACACCACCGTAGAAAGTTGTGTAAATACAATTGGCGTAAACATAAATACTGCAAGTGAATCTTTATTGAGTTATGTTTCTGGAATTGGTCCAAAATTGGCAGAAAACATCGTAAATTACAGAAACGAAAACGGTTCTTTTACTTCAAGAAATGAAATAAAAAAAGTTCCTCGTTTAGGCGGAAAAGCCTACGAACAAGCGGCAGGTTTTTTAAGAATTAAAAATGGAAAAAATCCGCTAGACGATTCTGGAGTTCACCCAGAAAGTTATAATTTGGTTGATAAAATTGCCAAAGACAATAATAAAAAAGTTGCTGAATTTATTGGAAACTCTGCGTTGATAAAAGAAATTCAACTTAAAAATTATATAACAGCAACTATTGGTTTACCTACGTTAGAAGATATTGTAAAGGAATTAGAAAAACCAGGTTTAGATCCACGAGAAAAAGCAAAAGTTTTTTCTTTTGACAAAAACATTAAAACAATATCAGATTTAAGGTTAGGTCAACTTTTACCCGGAATTGTAAATAACATTACCAATTTTGGTTGTTTTGTAGATGTTGGTATCAAAGAAAGCGGCTTAATTCACGTTTCTAATTTATCTGATACTTTTGTAAAAGATGTAAACGCTATTGTTACTTTACAACAACAAATTATTGTAAAAGTATTAGAAGTTGATGTAGTTAGAAAGCGAATTCAATTGGCTTTGGTGAAGTAA